The Medicago truncatula cultivar Jemalong A17 chromosome 4, MtrunA17r5.0-ANR, whole genome shotgun sequence genome includes a region encoding these proteins:
- the LOC11443703 gene encoding uncharacterized protein translates to MDWFSWLSKTTLDHSLIYDYGLIFSRNELQLEDATYFNHEFLQSMGISIAKHRLEILKLVKKEQELDQPLRPKNLSGTIKKCLKKCMSVFRDDSVKKNMPLPVVLHEPNWYQGQKWRGALVKEEKHQRPIYRSRTMPYSGPLDGRMHEQKMVSNNKALKLSGPIDGRLMNERMMIYTNRSPLRSRAIDGRFTKSPISGPLDAKIMFENRSPTITRASVETDSPMGYSSPYNKPKGDFDFDDEHSLWPTLFQDLNPT, encoded by the coding sequence ATGGACTGGTTTTCATGGTTATCAAAAACAACTCTTGACCATTCACTCATCTATGATTATGGTCTCATCTTTTCCCGCAATGAGCTTCAGTTGGAAGATGCAACTTACTTCAACCATGAGTTTCTACAAAGCATGGGAATCTCAATAGCCAAACACAGACTAGAGATTCTCAAACTAGTCAAAAAAGAACAAGAACTTGATCAACCATTACGACCAAAAAACCTTTCTGGTACCATCAAAAAGTGTCTTAAAAAATGCATGAGTGTTTTTCGCGACGATAGTGTTAAGAAAAACATGCCTTTACCGGTGGTTCTACACGAACCGAATTGGTACCAAGGGCAAAAATGGAGAGGAGCATTGGTCAAGGAAGAGAAGCATCAGAGACCTATATATAGAAGCAGAACAATGCCATATTCAGGACCATTAGATGGAAGAATGCATGAGCAGAAAATGGTGAGCAATAATAAGGCATTGAAGTTATCAGGACCAATTGATGGAAGATTGATGAATGAGAGAATGATGATTTATACTAATAGAAGTCCATTAAGAAGTAGGGCTATTGATGGAAGATTCACCAAGAGTCCAATATCTGGACCTTTGGATGCAAAAATCATGTTTGAGAATAGAAGTCCAACTATTACAAGGGCTTCTGTTGAAACTGATAGCCCAATGGGTTATAGTAGTCCTTATAATAAACCCAAaggtgattttgattttgatgatgagcATTCACTTTGGCCTACACTGTTTCAAGATCTTAATCCAACTTGA